Genomic segment of Paenibacillaceae bacterium GAS479:
AAGTAATACGAATAGGTTTCCTTGACACGTATATTCCCTGACAGATATATTTTAGGCATGAAAACGATTTTCCAGGCGCTAGCCGAGCCAAACCGGCTACAGATCGTCGAGCTGCTCCGAACCGGCCCACTTGGGGTCGGCGAGATCGCCGAACGGCTGTCCATGAGTCAGCCGCAAACATCAAAACATTTGAAAGTTCTAAGCGAAGCCGGCTTGCTTCAGATGGAAGCGGCTGCCAATCGTCGCATCTACCGACTTTCGGCGGGCTCTTTTC
This window contains:
- a CDS encoding regulatory protein, arsR family, with the translated sequence MTRIFPDRYILGMKTIFQALAEPNRLQIVELLRTGPLGVGEIAERLSMSQPQTSKHLKVLSEAGLLQMEAAANRRIYRLSAGSFQELEAWASSFRRDWEQRMDRLDDYLSRLQDEK